The proteins below are encoded in one region of Doryrhamphus excisus isolate RoL2022-K1 chromosome 4, RoL_Dexc_1.0, whole genome shotgun sequence:
- the rasa1a gene encoding ras GTPase-activating protein 1 isoform X3, producing the protein MQQRVTSAWYHGKLDRTIAEERLRQARTHGSYLIRESDRRPGSFVLSFLSVTNVVNHFRIIAMCGDYYIGGRRFSSLSDLIGYYSYVSCLLKGEKLQWPVAPPEPVEDRRRVRAILPYTKVPDTDEISFLKGDMFIVHNELDDGWMWVTNVRTEEQGLIVEDLVEEVGREEDPHEGKIWYHGKITKQEAYNLLMTVGQVCSFLVRPSDNTPGDYSLFFRTNENIQRFKISPTPNNQYMMGGRYYNSVDDIIDHYKKEQIVEGYNLKDPVSVQHQEQVITDTVDGREIYNTIRRKTKDAFYKNIVKKGYLLFNKGKGKRWKNLYFILEGNDAQLIYFESEKRATKPKGLIDLSVCSVYGVHDSLFGRPNCFQIVVQHFSEEQYIFYFAGEVPEQAQDWMKCLQTFCSNLRKTTQPTSNKRLRQVSSLVLYVEEAHKLPVKYFTNPYCNIYLNNVQVAKTHPREGQNPVFTEEFIFDDLSSEINRFEISLSNKTKKSKESDILFMRCQLSRLQKGQMSDEWFHLSSHVPLKGIEPGSLRVRARYSMEKIMPEEEYSEFKEMILQKEFHVIYALAHVCGQDRTLLASLLLRIFRHEKVEAPLLRTLNDREISMEDEATTLFRATTLASTLMEQYMKATATPFVHHALKDTILKIMESKQSCELNPSKLEKNEDVNLNLAHLLSILSELVEKIFMAAEILPSTLRFIYGCLQKSVQQKWPTNTTMRTRVVSGFVFLRLICPAILNPRMFNIIADPPSSTAGRTLTLVAKSVQNLANLVEFGAKEPYMEGVNPFIKNNKHRMIMFLDELGNVPDLPEATEHFRTDLSRDLAALHEVCATHSDELRTLSNERGAQQHVLKKLLAITELLQQKQAQYAMSNSSRTECTILSLAAAIQVM; encoded by the exons ATGCAGCAGAGGGTGACTTCGGC GTGGTACCATGGCAAGCTAGACCGAACCATTGCAGAGGAGCGGCTGCGTCAGGCCCGGACCCATGGCAGCTACCTCATCAGGGAGAGTGACCGCCGGCCCGGTTCCTTTGTCCTGTCTTTCCTCAGCGTGACCAACGTGGTCAACCACTTCAG GATAATCGCCATGTGTGGGGACTATTACATTGGCGGGCGGCGATTCTCTTCCTTATCAGACCTAATTGGTTACTACAGCTATGTGTCTTGCCTGCTCAAAGGAGAAAAGCTGCAATGGCCCGTGGCCCCTCCAGAG CCTGTAGAAGACAGGAGGAGAGTAAGGGCCATACTGCCATACACCAAAGTGCCAGATACTGATGAGATCAG CTTCCTGAAGGGGGACATGTTCATTGTTCACAATGAACTGGACGACGGCTGGATGTGGGTGACCAATGTTCGCACAGAGGAGCAGGGCCtcattgtggaagatctagtgGAGGAGGTG GGGCGGGAAGAGGATCCACATGAGGGAAAAAT CTGGTACCACGGAAAGATAACAAAACAAGAGGCCTACAACCTGCTGATGACAG TTGGACAGGTGTGCAGTTTTCTTGTGCGGCCATCAGACAACACACCTGGGGACTACTCCCTCTTTTTTCGCACCAATGAGAACATCCAAAGGTTTAAGATCTCTCCCACACCCAACAACCAGTATATGATGGGGGGAAGGTACTACAACAG TGTTGACGATATCATTGACCACTACAAAAAAGAACAGATTGTCGAGGGCTACAACTTGAAAGATCCTGTTTCAGTGCAG CACCAGGAGCAAGTCATCACGGACACAGTAGATGGGCGAGAAATTTACAACACAATCCGGCGAAAAACAAAAGATGCtttttataaaaacattgtCAAGAAAGGCTACCTCCTCTTCAACAAAG GCAAAGGCAAACGGTGGAAGAATCTTTACTTCATTCTGGAGGGCAATGACGCCCAGCTAATCTACTTTGAGAGTGAGAAAAGAGCCACAAAACCCAAAGGGTTGATCGACCTCAGTGTGTGCTCTGTTTATGGTGTACATGACAGTCTATTTGGCAG GCCAAACTGTTTCCAGATTGTTGTCCAGCACTTTAGTGAGGAACAATACATTTTCTACTTTGCGGGAGAGGTTCCAGAACAAGCACAG GATTGGATGAAATGCCTTCAAACATTCTGCAGTAACTTAAGGAAAACAACTCAGCCCACCTCTAACAAAAGGCTAAGACAG GTGAGCAGCCTGGTGCTTTATGTGGAGGAGGCCCACAAGCTACCAGTGAAGTATTTCACCAATCCTTACTGTAACATCTACCTGAACAATGTCCAAGTGGCGAAGACACACCCGAGGGAGGGTCAGAACCCAGTCTTCACAGAGGAGTTCATTTTTGA TGACCTTTCAAGTGAAATCAACAGATTTGAAATCAGCCtgagcaacaaaacaaaaaagagcaaagaaagTGACATAT TATTCATGCGTTGCCAGCTGAGCCGTCTGCAGAAAGGCCAGATGAGTGATGAGTGGTTCCATCTCAGCTCTCACGTGCCTCTGAAGGGCATCGAACCGGGCTCTTTACGTGTCCGCGCCCGCTACTCCATGGAGAAAATCATGCCTGAAGAAGAGTACAGCGAGTTTAAAGAG ATGATACTGCAGAAAGAGTTCCATGTCATCTATGCTTTGGCCCACGTGTGTGGTCAGGACCGCACCTTACTGGCAAGCCTCCTCCTGAGGATCTTCAGGCATGAAAAAGTTGAAGCCCCTCTTCTCAGGACTCTCAATGATCGAGAGATTAGCATGGAGG ATGAAGCCACAACGTTGTTTCGAGCGACCACACTGGCCAGCACACTGATGGAGCAGTACATGAAGGCCACAGCGACGCCCTTCGTCCATCACGCTCTGAAGGACACTATTCTCAAAATCATGGAGAGCAAACAGTCCTGTGAG TTGAACCCATCCAAACTGGAAAAGAATGAGGATGTGAACCTGAACCTGGCGCATCTCCTCAGTATCCTGTCAGAACTGGTAGAGAAGATCTTCATGGCCGCTGAGATCCTACCATC GACACTGAGATTCATTTATGGCTGTTTGCAAAAATCTGTGCAGCAAAAGTGGCCCACTAATACGACAATGAGGACTAGAGTCGTAAG TGGTTTCGTCTTTCTCAGACTAATCTGTCCCGCCATCCTCAATCCGAGAATGTTCAACATCATTGCTG ATCCTCCATCATCAACGGCAGGCAGGACGCTTACACTGGTGGCAAAGTCTGTTCAGAACCTGGCCAACCTGGTCGAATTTGGTGCTAAG GAGCCTTACATGGAGGGTGTGAATCCtttcatcaaaaacaataagcATAGGATGATCATGTTTCTGGATGAGTTGGGG AATGTTCCTGACCTCCCTGAAGCCACAGAGCACTTTAGGACTGATCTGTCCCGAGACCTGGCTGCATTGCACGAGGTCTGTGCCACACACTCAGATGAGCTCCGGACGCTCAGTAACGAGAGGGGGGCTCAGCAG CATGTTTTAAAGAAGCTGCTGGCCATAACAGAGCTCCTCCAGCAGAAGCAGGCTCAGTATGCCATGTCCAACAGCAGCAG GACTGAGTGCACCATCCTGTCTCTAGCTGCTGCCATCCAGGTAATGTGA
- the rasa1a gene encoding ras GTPase-activating protein 1 isoform X2 has translation MMAAEVSSEETSSVTTGTGGGPETASFPCYPRSARVRGADLGALRQNSNTSPDPLPDISMIYPLSSGDTSASALSTAGSGGCGQSVFQGSSSGNVGGVCCSPTLEAPASRISPTSSGPEGVTDFPPLPPPPPPPGLGSLGGTMDESDMQDGPEYEEEEVVFPLSAPPTNQWYHGKLDRTIAEERLRQARTHGSYLIRESDRRPGSFVLSFLSVTNVVNHFRIIAMCGDYYIGGRRFSSLSDLIGYYSYVSCLLKGEKLQWPVAPPEPVEDRRRVRAILPYTKVPDTDEISFLKGDMFIVHNELDDGWMWVTNVRTEEQGLIVEDLVEEVGREEDPHEGKIWYHGKITKQEAYNLLMTVGQVCSFLVRPSDNTPGDYSLFFRTNENIQRFKISPTPNNQYMMGGRYYNSVDDIIDHYKKEQIVEGYNLKDPVSVQHQEQVITDTVDGREIYNTIRRKTKDAFYKNIVKKGYLLFNKGKGKRWKNLYFILEGNDAQLIYFESEKRATKPKGLIDLSVCSVYGVHDSLFGRPNCFQIVVQHFSEEQYIFYFAGEVPEQAQDWMKCLQTFCSNLRKTTQPTSNKRLRQVSSLVLYVEEAHKLPVKYFTNPYCNIYLNNVQVAKTHPREGQNPVFTEEFIFDDLSSEINRFEISLSNKTKKSKESDILFMRCQLSRLQKGQMSDEWFHLSSHVPLKGIEPGSLRVRARYSMEKIMPEEEYSEFKEMILQKEFHVIYALAHVCGQDRTLLASLLLRIFRHEKVEAPLLRTLNDREISMEDEATTLFRATTLASTLMEQYMKATATPFVHHALKDTILKIMESKQSCELNPSKLEKNEDVNLNLAHLLSILSELVEKIFMAAEILPSTLRFIYGCLQKSVQQKWPTNTTMRTRVVSGFVFLRLICPAILNPRMFNIIADPPSSTAGRTLTLVAKSVQNLANLVEFGAKEPYMEGVNPFIKNNKHRMIMFLDELGNVPDLPEATEHFRTDLSRDLAALHEVCATHSDELRTLSNERGAQQHVLKKLLAITELLQQKQAQYAMSNSSR, from the exons ATGATGGCAGCGGAGGTCAGCAGCGAGGAGACAAGCTCGGTCACAACGGGGACAGGCGGAGGCCCGGAGACGGCCTCGTTCCCCTGCTATCCCAGGTCAGCTAGAGTGAGGGGGGCTGATCTGGGAGCCCTCCGTCAGAATTCTAATACATCTCCGGACCCTCTCCCGGACATCAGTATGATCTATCCCCTGTCTAGTGGCGACACTAGCGCATCAGCACTGTCCACCGCAGGGAGTGGCGGATGTGGACAGTCAGTTTTCCAAGGATCAAGCTCAGGGAACGTGGGCGGCGTGTGTTGCTCTCCCACTTTGGAGGCACCGGCCAGTCGGATTTCACCTACATCTTCAGGCCCGGAAGGGGTGACTGACTTCCCCCCACTACCCCCACCGCCTCCCCCTCCTGGTTTAGGGAGTCTCGGTGGTACTATGGATGAAAGCGACATGCAAGATGGGCCGGAATACGAGGAAGAAGAGGTGGTGTTCCCCCTCTCTGCACCTCCCACAAACCA GTGGTACCATGGCAAGCTAGACCGAACCATTGCAGAGGAGCGGCTGCGTCAGGCCCGGACCCATGGCAGCTACCTCATCAGGGAGAGTGACCGCCGGCCCGGTTCCTTTGTCCTGTCTTTCCTCAGCGTGACCAACGTGGTCAACCACTTCAG GATAATCGCCATGTGTGGGGACTATTACATTGGCGGGCGGCGATTCTCTTCCTTATCAGACCTAATTGGTTACTACAGCTATGTGTCTTGCCTGCTCAAAGGAGAAAAGCTGCAATGGCCCGTGGCCCCTCCAGAG CCTGTAGAAGACAGGAGGAGAGTAAGGGCCATACTGCCATACACCAAAGTGCCAGATACTGATGAGATCAG CTTCCTGAAGGGGGACATGTTCATTGTTCACAATGAACTGGACGACGGCTGGATGTGGGTGACCAATGTTCGCACAGAGGAGCAGGGCCtcattgtggaagatctagtgGAGGAGGTG GGGCGGGAAGAGGATCCACATGAGGGAAAAAT CTGGTACCACGGAAAGATAACAAAACAAGAGGCCTACAACCTGCTGATGACAG TTGGACAGGTGTGCAGTTTTCTTGTGCGGCCATCAGACAACACACCTGGGGACTACTCCCTCTTTTTTCGCACCAATGAGAACATCCAAAGGTTTAAGATCTCTCCCACACCCAACAACCAGTATATGATGGGGGGAAGGTACTACAACAG TGTTGACGATATCATTGACCACTACAAAAAAGAACAGATTGTCGAGGGCTACAACTTGAAAGATCCTGTTTCAGTGCAG CACCAGGAGCAAGTCATCACGGACACAGTAGATGGGCGAGAAATTTACAACACAATCCGGCGAAAAACAAAAGATGCtttttataaaaacattgtCAAGAAAGGCTACCTCCTCTTCAACAAAG GCAAAGGCAAACGGTGGAAGAATCTTTACTTCATTCTGGAGGGCAATGACGCCCAGCTAATCTACTTTGAGAGTGAGAAAAGAGCCACAAAACCCAAAGGGTTGATCGACCTCAGTGTGTGCTCTGTTTATGGTGTACATGACAGTCTATTTGGCAG GCCAAACTGTTTCCAGATTGTTGTCCAGCACTTTAGTGAGGAACAATACATTTTCTACTTTGCGGGAGAGGTTCCAGAACAAGCACAG GATTGGATGAAATGCCTTCAAACATTCTGCAGTAACTTAAGGAAAACAACTCAGCCCACCTCTAACAAAAGGCTAAGACAG GTGAGCAGCCTGGTGCTTTATGTGGAGGAGGCCCACAAGCTACCAGTGAAGTATTTCACCAATCCTTACTGTAACATCTACCTGAACAATGTCCAAGTGGCGAAGACACACCCGAGGGAGGGTCAGAACCCAGTCTTCACAGAGGAGTTCATTTTTGA TGACCTTTCAAGTGAAATCAACAGATTTGAAATCAGCCtgagcaacaaaacaaaaaagagcaaagaaagTGACATAT TATTCATGCGTTGCCAGCTGAGCCGTCTGCAGAAAGGCCAGATGAGTGATGAGTGGTTCCATCTCAGCTCTCACGTGCCTCTGAAGGGCATCGAACCGGGCTCTTTACGTGTCCGCGCCCGCTACTCCATGGAGAAAATCATGCCTGAAGAAGAGTACAGCGAGTTTAAAGAG ATGATACTGCAGAAAGAGTTCCATGTCATCTATGCTTTGGCCCACGTGTGTGGTCAGGACCGCACCTTACTGGCAAGCCTCCTCCTGAGGATCTTCAGGCATGAAAAAGTTGAAGCCCCTCTTCTCAGGACTCTCAATGATCGAGAGATTAGCATGGAGG ATGAAGCCACAACGTTGTTTCGAGCGACCACACTGGCCAGCACACTGATGGAGCAGTACATGAAGGCCACAGCGACGCCCTTCGTCCATCACGCTCTGAAGGACACTATTCTCAAAATCATGGAGAGCAAACAGTCCTGTGAG TTGAACCCATCCAAACTGGAAAAGAATGAGGATGTGAACCTGAACCTGGCGCATCTCCTCAGTATCCTGTCAGAACTGGTAGAGAAGATCTTCATGGCCGCTGAGATCCTACCATC GACACTGAGATTCATTTATGGCTGTTTGCAAAAATCTGTGCAGCAAAAGTGGCCCACTAATACGACAATGAGGACTAGAGTCGTAAG TGGTTTCGTCTTTCTCAGACTAATCTGTCCCGCCATCCTCAATCCGAGAATGTTCAACATCATTGCTG ATCCTCCATCATCAACGGCAGGCAGGACGCTTACACTGGTGGCAAAGTCTGTTCAGAACCTGGCCAACCTGGTCGAATTTGGTGCTAAG GAGCCTTACATGGAGGGTGTGAATCCtttcatcaaaaacaataagcATAGGATGATCATGTTTCTGGATGAGTTGGGG AATGTTCCTGACCTCCCTGAAGCCACAGAGCACTTTAGGACTGATCTGTCCCGAGACCTGGCTGCATTGCACGAGGTCTGTGCCACACACTCAGATGAGCTCCGGACGCTCAGTAACGAGAGGGGGGCTCAGCAG CATGTTTTAAAGAAGCTGCTGGCCATAACAGAGCTCCTCCAGCAGAAGCAGGCTCAGTATGCCATGTCCAACAGCAGCAGGTAG
- the ccnh gene encoding cyclin-H, giving the protein MFHDSSQRKYWTFNSEEEVELLRCEANQKFRKKALDSGKHKIIESIFLERHEEDILFRNYERRLLDFCNVFKPTMPKSVIGTALMYFRRFYMNNSLMEYHPRIIMLTCAYLACKVDEFNVSNSQFVGNLVQETTAEQERVSEQILEYELLLVQQLNFHLVVHNPYRPLEGLLIDLKTRYPTLENPESLRKSVDDFLAYAAMTDAGLLFSPSQIALTAILSGASRAGLNIESYLTGCLGLKDDKETLSKMFDSMRRIKNLLKRYQLPQPQEVNVCKQKLARIHAEFGTSSNNKRKRGYEEDGHVAKEPRLTEEEWTDEDLI; this is encoded by the exons ATGTTCCATGACAGCTCACAGAGAAAATACTGGACGTTTAACAGCGAAGAAGAAGTGGAACTGTTAAGATGTGAAGCCAACCAGAAGTTCAGGAAAAAGGCGCTAGATAGCGGGAAG CACAAAATAATTGAGTCCATCTTCCTGGAGCGTCATGAAGAAGACATTCTCTTCAGAAACTATGAGAGGAGGCTGCTGGACTTCTGCAATGTGTTCAAGCCTACAATGCCAAAATCTGTTATT GGAACAGCCCTCATGTACTTCAGAAGATTCTACATGAACAACTCTCTCATGGAATACCATCCAAGGATTATCAT GCTGACATGCGCGTATCTGGCCTGCAAGGTGGATGAGTTCAACGTCTCCAATAGCCAGTTCGTGGGCAACCTTGTGCAGGAGACCACAGCAGAACAGGAGCGGGTTTCAGAACAAATCCTGGAGTACGAGCTGCTGCTTGTTCAGCAACTCAACTTTCATCTGGTAGTCCACAACCCCTACAGACCCCTGGAAGGCCTGCTCATTGACCTCAAG accagATATCCTACACTGGAGAACCCGGAGTCACTGAGGAAGAGTGTTGATGACTTTCTGGCATATGCAGCCATGACAGATGCAGGGCTGCTGTTTTCTCCATCACAAATCGCCCTTACTGCTATCCTGAGTGGTGCCTCAAGAGCTGGTCTCAACATAGAGAG CTACCTGACTGGATGCTTGGGACTGAAGGATGACAAAGAAACCCTCTCCAAGATGTTTGATTCCATGAGAC GGATTAAAAACCTACTAAAGAGATACCAGCTTCCACAACCTCAGGAGGTGAATGTCTGCAAACAAAAGTTGGCAAGGATACACGCAGAATTTGGCACAAGTTCAAACAA CAAACGCAAGCGAGGCTATGAGGAGGATGGCCACGTCGCAAAAGAGCCACGCTTGACAGAAGAG GAATGGACTGATGAAGACCTGATATGA
- the rasa1a gene encoding ras GTPase-activating protein 1 isoform X1, producing the protein MMAAEVSSEETSSVTTGTGGGPETASFPCYPRSARVRGADLGALRQNSNTSPDPLPDISMIYPLSSGDTSASALSTAGSGGCGQSVFQGSSSGNVGGVCCSPTLEAPASRISPTSSGPEGVTDFPPLPPPPPPPGLGSLGGTMDESDMQDGPEYEEEEVVFPLSAPPTNQWYHGKLDRTIAEERLRQARTHGSYLIRESDRRPGSFVLSFLSVTNVVNHFRIIAMCGDYYIGGRRFSSLSDLIGYYSYVSCLLKGEKLQWPVAPPEPVEDRRRVRAILPYTKVPDTDEISFLKGDMFIVHNELDDGWMWVTNVRTEEQGLIVEDLVEEVGREEDPHEGKIWYHGKITKQEAYNLLMTVGQVCSFLVRPSDNTPGDYSLFFRTNENIQRFKISPTPNNQYMMGGRYYNSVDDIIDHYKKEQIVEGYNLKDPVSVQHQEQVITDTVDGREIYNTIRRKTKDAFYKNIVKKGYLLFNKGKGKRWKNLYFILEGNDAQLIYFESEKRATKPKGLIDLSVCSVYGVHDSLFGRPNCFQIVVQHFSEEQYIFYFAGEVPEQAQDWMKCLQTFCSNLRKTTQPTSNKRLRQVSSLVLYVEEAHKLPVKYFTNPYCNIYLNNVQVAKTHPREGQNPVFTEEFIFDDLSSEINRFEISLSNKTKKSKESDILFMRCQLSRLQKGQMSDEWFHLSSHVPLKGIEPGSLRVRARYSMEKIMPEEEYSEFKEMILQKEFHVIYALAHVCGQDRTLLASLLLRIFRHEKVEAPLLRTLNDREISMEDEATTLFRATTLASTLMEQYMKATATPFVHHALKDTILKIMESKQSCELNPSKLEKNEDVNLNLAHLLSILSELVEKIFMAAEILPSTLRFIYGCLQKSVQQKWPTNTTMRTRVVSGFVFLRLICPAILNPRMFNIIADPPSSTAGRTLTLVAKSVQNLANLVEFGAKEPYMEGVNPFIKNNKHRMIMFLDELGNVPDLPEATEHFRTDLSRDLAALHEVCATHSDELRTLSNERGAQQHVLKKLLAITELLQQKQAQYAMSNSSRTECTILSLAAAIQVM; encoded by the exons ATGATGGCAGCGGAGGTCAGCAGCGAGGAGACAAGCTCGGTCACAACGGGGACAGGCGGAGGCCCGGAGACGGCCTCGTTCCCCTGCTATCCCAGGTCAGCTAGAGTGAGGGGGGCTGATCTGGGAGCCCTCCGTCAGAATTCTAATACATCTCCGGACCCTCTCCCGGACATCAGTATGATCTATCCCCTGTCTAGTGGCGACACTAGCGCATCAGCACTGTCCACCGCAGGGAGTGGCGGATGTGGACAGTCAGTTTTCCAAGGATCAAGCTCAGGGAACGTGGGCGGCGTGTGTTGCTCTCCCACTTTGGAGGCACCGGCCAGTCGGATTTCACCTACATCTTCAGGCCCGGAAGGGGTGACTGACTTCCCCCCACTACCCCCACCGCCTCCCCCTCCTGGTTTAGGGAGTCTCGGTGGTACTATGGATGAAAGCGACATGCAAGATGGGCCGGAATACGAGGAAGAAGAGGTGGTGTTCCCCCTCTCTGCACCTCCCACAAACCA GTGGTACCATGGCAAGCTAGACCGAACCATTGCAGAGGAGCGGCTGCGTCAGGCCCGGACCCATGGCAGCTACCTCATCAGGGAGAGTGACCGCCGGCCCGGTTCCTTTGTCCTGTCTTTCCTCAGCGTGACCAACGTGGTCAACCACTTCAG GATAATCGCCATGTGTGGGGACTATTACATTGGCGGGCGGCGATTCTCTTCCTTATCAGACCTAATTGGTTACTACAGCTATGTGTCTTGCCTGCTCAAAGGAGAAAAGCTGCAATGGCCCGTGGCCCCTCCAGAG CCTGTAGAAGACAGGAGGAGAGTAAGGGCCATACTGCCATACACCAAAGTGCCAGATACTGATGAGATCAG CTTCCTGAAGGGGGACATGTTCATTGTTCACAATGAACTGGACGACGGCTGGATGTGGGTGACCAATGTTCGCACAGAGGAGCAGGGCCtcattgtggaagatctagtgGAGGAGGTG GGGCGGGAAGAGGATCCACATGAGGGAAAAAT CTGGTACCACGGAAAGATAACAAAACAAGAGGCCTACAACCTGCTGATGACAG TTGGACAGGTGTGCAGTTTTCTTGTGCGGCCATCAGACAACACACCTGGGGACTACTCCCTCTTTTTTCGCACCAATGAGAACATCCAAAGGTTTAAGATCTCTCCCACACCCAACAACCAGTATATGATGGGGGGAAGGTACTACAACAG TGTTGACGATATCATTGACCACTACAAAAAAGAACAGATTGTCGAGGGCTACAACTTGAAAGATCCTGTTTCAGTGCAG CACCAGGAGCAAGTCATCACGGACACAGTAGATGGGCGAGAAATTTACAACACAATCCGGCGAAAAACAAAAGATGCtttttataaaaacattgtCAAGAAAGGCTACCTCCTCTTCAACAAAG GCAAAGGCAAACGGTGGAAGAATCTTTACTTCATTCTGGAGGGCAATGACGCCCAGCTAATCTACTTTGAGAGTGAGAAAAGAGCCACAAAACCCAAAGGGTTGATCGACCTCAGTGTGTGCTCTGTTTATGGTGTACATGACAGTCTATTTGGCAG GCCAAACTGTTTCCAGATTGTTGTCCAGCACTTTAGTGAGGAACAATACATTTTCTACTTTGCGGGAGAGGTTCCAGAACAAGCACAG GATTGGATGAAATGCCTTCAAACATTCTGCAGTAACTTAAGGAAAACAACTCAGCCCACCTCTAACAAAAGGCTAAGACAG GTGAGCAGCCTGGTGCTTTATGTGGAGGAGGCCCACAAGCTACCAGTGAAGTATTTCACCAATCCTTACTGTAACATCTACCTGAACAATGTCCAAGTGGCGAAGACACACCCGAGGGAGGGTCAGAACCCAGTCTTCACAGAGGAGTTCATTTTTGA TGACCTTTCAAGTGAAATCAACAGATTTGAAATCAGCCtgagcaacaaaacaaaaaagagcaaagaaagTGACATAT TATTCATGCGTTGCCAGCTGAGCCGTCTGCAGAAAGGCCAGATGAGTGATGAGTGGTTCCATCTCAGCTCTCACGTGCCTCTGAAGGGCATCGAACCGGGCTCTTTACGTGTCCGCGCCCGCTACTCCATGGAGAAAATCATGCCTGAAGAAGAGTACAGCGAGTTTAAAGAG ATGATACTGCAGAAAGAGTTCCATGTCATCTATGCTTTGGCCCACGTGTGTGGTCAGGACCGCACCTTACTGGCAAGCCTCCTCCTGAGGATCTTCAGGCATGAAAAAGTTGAAGCCCCTCTTCTCAGGACTCTCAATGATCGAGAGATTAGCATGGAGG ATGAAGCCACAACGTTGTTTCGAGCGACCACACTGGCCAGCACACTGATGGAGCAGTACATGAAGGCCACAGCGACGCCCTTCGTCCATCACGCTCTGAAGGACACTATTCTCAAAATCATGGAGAGCAAACAGTCCTGTGAG TTGAACCCATCCAAACTGGAAAAGAATGAGGATGTGAACCTGAACCTGGCGCATCTCCTCAGTATCCTGTCAGAACTGGTAGAGAAGATCTTCATGGCCGCTGAGATCCTACCATC GACACTGAGATTCATTTATGGCTGTTTGCAAAAATCTGTGCAGCAAAAGTGGCCCACTAATACGACAATGAGGACTAGAGTCGTAAG TGGTTTCGTCTTTCTCAGACTAATCTGTCCCGCCATCCTCAATCCGAGAATGTTCAACATCATTGCTG ATCCTCCATCATCAACGGCAGGCAGGACGCTTACACTGGTGGCAAAGTCTGTTCAGAACCTGGCCAACCTGGTCGAATTTGGTGCTAAG GAGCCTTACATGGAGGGTGTGAATCCtttcatcaaaaacaataagcATAGGATGATCATGTTTCTGGATGAGTTGGGG AATGTTCCTGACCTCCCTGAAGCCACAGAGCACTTTAGGACTGATCTGTCCCGAGACCTGGCTGCATTGCACGAGGTCTGTGCCACACACTCAGATGAGCTCCGGACGCTCAGTAACGAGAGGGGGGCTCAGCAG CATGTTTTAAAGAAGCTGCTGGCCATAACAGAGCTCCTCCAGCAGAAGCAGGCTCAGTATGCCATGTCCAACAGCAGCAG GACTGAGTGCACCATCCTGTCTCTAGCTGCTGCCATCCAGGTAATGTGA